A genomic region of Candidatus Deferrimicrobiaceae bacterium contains the following coding sequences:
- a CDS encoding ChaN family lipoprotein — MRVVGPNQRVSFQVRCRKAFPVGETHDNLHAHRVELLILRELYRRYPGKVAIGMEMFREPDQEILDRWTKGELPELEFLKATLPEVGLPDPYQRAAMKAVYGAHLPSEGMFEAFFRVQLLWEETMAVRVVDYLRRMPMPYAIVLPEEINIPADFVWWVPYEGLEGKRVAMGVRLVEKDNEVLVEGVMQGSPAEKAGILTGDRIFSFDG; from the coding sequence ATTCGGGTAGTCGGGCCTAACCAGCGAGTATCGTTTCAGGTTCGTTGTAGGAAAGCATTCCCGGTCGGCGAAACGCACGACAACCTGCACGCCCACCGCGTGGAGCTCCTGATCCTCCGGGAGCTTTACCGGCGGTATCCCGGGAAAGTCGCCATCGGGATGGAGATGTTCCGGGAGCCGGACCAGGAGATCCTGGACCGGTGGACGAAGGGGGAGCTCCCGGAGCTCGAGTTCCTGAAGGCGACGCTCCCCGAGGTCGGCCTGCCTGACCCGTATCAGCGCGCGGCCATGAAAGCGGTCTACGGCGCCCACCTGCCGTCCGAAGGGATGTTCGAAGCGTTCTTCCGGGTTCAGCTCCTCTGGGAGGAGACGATGGCGGTGCGCGTCGTCGACTACCTCCGGAGAATGCCGATGCCCTACGCCATCGTTCTGCCCGAGGAGATCAACATCCCCGCCGACTTCGTCTGGTGGGTTCCGTACGAAGGGCTGGAGGGGAAGCGGGTGGCGATGGGCGTCCGTCTCGTGGAGAAGGACAACGAGGTTCTCGTGGAAGGGGTTATGCAGGGCTCTCCCGCGGAAAAGGCGGGAATCCTGACGGGCGACCGGATCTTCTCCTTCGACGGGTAA
- a CDS encoding Re/Si-specific NAD(P)(+) transhydrogenase subunit alpha translates to MKIAVVREIREGEKRVALVPESCKKLVQAGVQVAVESGAGEAAFFSDDSYREAGGGIETDVTGLLGSADLVLKVQPPDLHPTLGRHEADMMREGAMLLGTLVPVRYPDVVEKLAARKISAFSTDRIPRISRAQSMDTLSSMANIAGYKAVLIAANTLPKYFPMLMTAAGTVFPAKVFVIGAGVAGLQAIATARRLGASVEATDTRPAVKEQVESLGARFVGVETAESAQDVSGYAKELSPEFYRRQAELIASRCAAADAVITTALIGGVKAPKLITAEMVRAMRPGSVIVDLAAEAGGNCDLTRPGQTVVEHGVTICGPLNLPAELPWHASTLYSRNLTSFVLAFWKDGRFDFNLDDEILRGALVTHQGEVRRA, encoded by the coding sequence AGCGGGTCGCCCTCGTACCCGAATCGTGTAAAAAGCTGGTGCAGGCGGGGGTCCAGGTGGCGGTGGAGAGCGGCGCCGGGGAAGCGGCGTTCTTCTCCGACGATTCCTACCGCGAGGCCGGTGGGGGGATCGAGACCGACGTCACCGGACTGCTGGGGAGCGCCGACCTCGTCCTCAAGGTGCAGCCTCCCGATCTCCATCCGACACTCGGCCGGCACGAGGCGGACATGATGCGGGAAGGGGCGATGCTCCTCGGCACGCTGGTCCCGGTGCGCTATCCCGACGTGGTGGAGAAACTTGCGGCGCGGAAGATCAGCGCGTTCTCCACCGACCGGATTCCCCGCATCTCACGGGCGCAGTCCATGGACACGCTTTCCTCCATGGCGAACATCGCAGGGTACAAGGCAGTGCTGATCGCGGCCAACACGCTGCCGAAGTACTTCCCGATGCTCATGACCGCGGCCGGTACGGTCTTTCCCGCCAAGGTCTTTGTGATCGGCGCGGGCGTGGCGGGACTCCAGGCGATTGCCACCGCGCGGCGCCTGGGCGCCTCCGTGGAGGCGACCGACACGCGCCCGGCAGTCAAGGAGCAGGTGGAGAGCCTGGGCGCGCGCTTTGTCGGCGTCGAGACCGCGGAGAGCGCCCAGGACGTTTCCGGCTACGCAAAGGAGCTCTCCCCGGAGTTCTACCGCAGGCAGGCGGAGCTCATCGCCTCGCGCTGCGCCGCCGCCGACGCCGTCATCACGACGGCGCTGATCGGAGGCGTGAAGGCGCCAAAGCTCATCACCGCGGAGATGGTGCGGGCGATGCGGCCGGGCTCGGTGATCGTGGACCTGGCCGCCGAGGCCGGCGGCAACTGCGACCTGACCCGGCCCGGCCAGACCGTCGTGGAGCACGGGGTGACGATCTGCGGGCCGCTCAACCTGCCGGCGGAGCTGCCGTGGCACGCGAGCACCCTGTATTCGCGGAACCTGACCTCGTTCGTGCTGGCGTTCTGGAAAGACGGACGGTTCGACTTCAACCTGGACGACGAGATCCTCCGCGGCGCACTGGTGACGCATCAAGGCGAAGTGCGGCGCGCCTGA
- the chrA gene encoding chromate efflux transporter produces the protein MGMDAQNPVAWCEVSRVKLWHIARTFLGIGLSSFSLAALGEAKSWVTEKRRWFTDDEYMEGLGLVQLLPGAPTVNLSSYLGFRLRGLPGAAVATVCFLTPCFLLMLLLSHLYLKYGEMPVVSGLFRGLGALVIGLVFNTILNLWRSGVKTVFHWLMAFAGFALVFWFQMGVVKILLIAGGASLLMVLLLRRFPLLARWTGGWSGLWKKGGLASGNLGADTTRQSLSKAGPPAESDYVSACSQVPLPLHGRDVTLLVVCLSLVLTADLLLIRLRPELMQMGARFLRIGALVFGSGYAMLPFIQDTVVNQFAWLTNQQFAVALALSLITPGPVTIIGTFIGYKVAGVAGALAGMVNMYFPAWAMTTIVAAPYAKAGQVGYVKQVIGGIVAAFLGTLVVVLIKLGVDTLVDISAIAMATAAFAVQRFVKIDTIWIVLGGALVSLVLFR, from the coding sequence ATGGGTATGGATGCTCAAAACCCGGTTGCGTGGTGTGAAGTGTCGCGGGTCAAGCTCTGGCACATCGCCCGCACTTTTCTGGGAATCGGGCTGTCCTCTTTCAGCCTGGCTGCTCTGGGAGAGGCCAAGAGCTGGGTGACCGAAAAGAGAAGATGGTTCACCGACGATGAGTACATGGAAGGGCTCGGGCTCGTCCAACTCCTGCCCGGCGCGCCTACGGTAAATCTTTCGTCCTATTTGGGCTTTCGCCTGCGCGGTTTACCGGGGGCTGCGGTGGCCACGGTTTGCTTTCTGACCCCCTGCTTTCTGCTCATGCTGCTGCTCTCTCACCTCTATCTGAAGTATGGCGAGATGCCCGTCGTTTCCGGTCTGTTTCGCGGCCTGGGAGCACTCGTGATCGGTCTTGTCTTCAACACCATCCTCAACCTCTGGAGATCAGGCGTAAAGACGGTTTTCCACTGGCTGATGGCTTTTGCCGGTTTTGCCCTGGTTTTCTGGTTCCAAATGGGGGTCGTAAAAATACTGCTCATCGCCGGCGGCGCCAGCCTGCTCATGGTTCTTCTCCTTCGCCGCTTCCCGCTCCTGGCCCGCTGGACGGGCGGTTGGAGCGGTCTGTGGAAGAAGGGGGGATTGGCATCCGGCAACCTCGGCGCCGACACCACCCGGCAGTCGCTAAGCAAAGCGGGGCCACCCGCTGAATCGGATTACGTTTCCGCCTGCAGCCAGGTGCCCCTGCCCCTCCATGGGAGAGACGTGACCCTGTTGGTCGTCTGTTTGTCCCTGGTCCTCACCGCAGACCTGCTCCTCATTCGCCTGCGCCCTGAGTTGATGCAAATGGGCGCCAGGTTCCTGCGGATCGGAGCGCTGGTTTTCGGCAGCGGTTATGCCATGCTTCCTTTCATCCAGGACACTGTGGTCAACCAATTCGCTTGGTTGACCAACCAGCAGTTCGCCGTCGCGTTGGCCCTGAGCCTGATTACCCCCGGCCCGGTGACGATTATCGGCACGTTCATAGGGTACAAGGTGGCCGGCGTTGCGGGGGCTCTGGCAGGCATGGTGAACATGTACTTTCCCGCCTGGGCCATGACGACGATCGTCGCTGCGCCATACGCCAAAGCCGGCCAGGTGGGCTACGTCAAGCAAGTCATCGGTGGTATCGTTGCGGCATTTCTCGGTACTCTCGTAGTCGTCCTGATCAAACTGGGCGTCGATACTCTGGTCGATATTTCTGCCATTGCAATGGCCACGGCCGCTTTTGCGGTGCAGCGATTCGTCAAGATTGACACGATTTGGATCGTGCTCGGCGGCGCCCTTGTGTCCCTTGTACTTTTCCGCTAG
- a CDS encoding NAD(P)(+) transhydrogenase (Re/Si-specific) subunit beta — translation MIDSFIPLIYLAAAISFILALMWLSAVATARRGVIIGVAGMALAVCGTLLKPEIVSYRWIAIAFVAGTAIGVPMAMMPMTAVPQRTALSHAFGALAAGLVGTAEYYLRTPNLDRFTMGALSLEVLLGFLTFTASLMAFGKLQEILPTRPITYRHQNVLNLALIGLAVAAGAYLTARPEATRLFPVFGAMALVFGVLLIVPIGGADMPTVISLLNSYAGLSAAAMGFVLNNKLLIIAGALDGSSGFILSVIMCRAMNRSFTNVLFGAFGQVQAGAAATPSLRTVRSATPDEAAGILQAASLVIVVPGYGMAVAQAQHKVREMYDVLTKAGIEVKFAIHPVAGRMPGHMNVLLAEADIPYDKLMEMDDVNSEFPQADVALVIGANDVTNPAARHDRGSPIYGMPILDVDKARTVMVIKRSMNPGFAGIDNELYSMDRTLMVFGDAKGVVGDIVKELAVGR, via the coding sequence ATGATCGACTCGTTCATCCCCCTGATCTACCTTGCCGCCGCGATTTCGTTCATCCTCGCCCTGATGTGGCTCTCCGCGGTGGCCACGGCGCGCCGCGGAGTGATCATCGGCGTCGCGGGGATGGCGCTGGCGGTGTGCGGGACGCTGCTCAAGCCCGAGATCGTGAGCTACCGCTGGATCGCGATCGCGTTCGTGGCGGGCACCGCCATCGGCGTTCCTATGGCGATGATGCCGATGACCGCCGTGCCGCAGCGAACCGCGCTTTCCCACGCCTTCGGGGCGCTGGCGGCGGGACTGGTGGGCACCGCCGAGTACTACCTGCGGACGCCCAACCTCGACCGCTTCACCATGGGTGCCCTGTCCCTCGAGGTGCTGCTGGGTTTTCTCACCTTCACGGCGTCGCTGATGGCCTTCGGAAAGCTGCAGGAGATCCTTCCCACGAGGCCGATCACCTACCGCCACCAGAACGTCCTCAACCTGGCGCTGATCGGACTCGCCGTGGCCGCCGGCGCGTACCTGACCGCGCGGCCGGAGGCCACCCGGCTGTTCCCCGTTTTCGGGGCGATGGCGCTGGTATTCGGCGTGTTGCTCATCGTCCCCATCGGCGGGGCGGACATGCCCACGGTGATCTCGCTGCTGAACTCCTACGCAGGGCTGTCAGCCGCGGCCATGGGGTTCGTCCTCAACAACAAGCTGCTGATCATCGCCGGTGCGCTGGACGGCTCCTCGGGCTTCATCCTTTCGGTGATCATGTGCAGGGCGATGAACCGTTCGTTCACCAACGTGCTGTTCGGGGCGTTCGGCCAGGTGCAGGCGGGGGCCGCGGCCACGCCTTCGCTGCGCACGGTCCGCAGCGCGACGCCCGACGAGGCCGCCGGCATCCTCCAGGCGGCGAGCCTGGTGATCGTGGTTCCCGGCTACGGGATGGCGGTCGCCCAGGCGCAGCACAAGGTCCGCGAGATGTACGACGTCCTGACGAAGGCCGGCATCGAGGTGAAGTTCGCCATCCACCCGGTGGCGGGACGCATGCCCGGGCACATGAACGTTCTCTTGGCCGAAGCTGACATCCCGTACGACAAGCTGATGGAGATGGACGACGTCAACTCCGAGTTCCCGCAGGCCGACGTGGCGCTGGTCATCGGCGCCAACGACGTCACCAACCCGGCGGCGCGCCACGACCGGGGAAGCCCGATCTACGGGATGCCGATTCTCGACGTGGACAAGGCGCGCACGGTGATGGTGATCAAGCGCAGCATGAACCCGGGGTTCGCAGGGATCGACAACGAGCTGTATTCCATGGACCGAACGCTCATGGTCTTCGGCGACGCCAAGGGGGTCGTGGGGGACATCGTCAAGGAACTTGCCGTGGGCCGGTAA
- a CDS encoding phage holin family protein, with amino-acid sequence MGANAIAILLIAYLLPTVMSADGPMAALAVAFVVINGLLLWLVSAIVPDLHVNGFPRRKFLFSLSNQEGTSLRLAANPNSTHTSGVEVKGEDGRSPVPGRLPAVRKSLEMDRGRSGRKAVETARGVSGTFAPADVVFESCG; translated from the coding sequence ATGGGCGCCAATGCCATCGCTATCCTGCTGATCGCCTACCTGCTTCCGACTGTGATGTCGGCCGACGGACCGATGGCGGCGCTCGCCGTGGCTTTCGTGGTGATCAACGGATTGCTCCTGTGGCTCGTCTCCGCCATCGTCCCCGACCTCCACGTCAATGGGTTCCCTCGTAGGAAGTTTCTTTTTTCGCTTTCTAACCAAGAGGGCACTTCCCTCCGGTTGGCCGCCAACCCGAACTCCACGCACACGTCGGGCGTCGAGGTGAAAGGGGAGGATGGGAGAAGTCCGGTCCCCGGTCGCCTTCCTGCGGTCCGTAAGTCCTTGGAAATGGATCGGGGAAGAAGTGGTCGAAAAGCGGTGGAGACCGCCCGGGGAGTTTCAGGGACCTTCGCGCCGGCCGACGTGGTCTTTGAATCTTGCGGATGA
- a CDS encoding NAD(P) transhydrogenase subunit alpha, which produces MSTDLELGLYIFVLATFLGFQVIRRVSPLLHTPLMSLTNAISAIAVVGSILVAGEQKTTLSTVLGTLAVTCSMINIVGGYLITYRMLRMFRKSGKDKS; this is translated from the coding sequence ATGAGCACGGATCTTGAACTGGGCTTGTACATCTTCGTCCTGGCGACGTTCCTCGGTTTCCAGGTCATCCGCCGGGTGTCGCCGCTTTTGCATACTCCGCTGATGTCGCTTACCAACGCCATCTCGGCCATCGCGGTCGTCGGCTCCATCCTGGTGGCCGGCGAGCAGAAGACCACCCTCTCCACCGTCCTCGGAACCCTGGCGGTAACCTGCTCGATGATCAACATCGTCGGCGGCTATCTCATCACCTACCGGATGCTGCGGATGTTCAGGAAGAGCGGGAAGGACAAGTCATGA
- a CDS encoding dihydrofolate reductase family protein — MGRGKVFPLTPELTALYGSLRFPAHEDRPYVIGNFVTTLDGVASLSAPGLADGGPISGSNPHDRMVMGLLRSVADAVIVGAGTLRSEPRHLWTAEYVCPALSDSYRQLRAALGKNDPPLNVIVTARGEIDPGLPVFRSGTVKVLVVTTPEGADRIRKRDLPPSVVIGEVKNEGAISARAILSAVGRLLPGEIFLVEGGPRLMGNFFAEKCLDELFLTLAPQVAGRDGSVERPGFVAGKRFGPERPLWGSLAGVKRAGSHLFLRYVFATEASV; from the coding sequence ATGGGCCGTGGAAAGGTTTTTCCTCTGACCCCCGAGCTTACGGCGCTCTACGGTTCCCTCCGATTCCCGGCGCACGAAGACCGGCCGTACGTCATTGGCAACTTCGTCACCACACTGGACGGCGTTGCTTCTCTTTCCGCCCCCGGCCTGGCGGATGGGGGCCCCATCAGCGGTTCCAACCCGCACGACCGGATGGTCATGGGACTGCTGCGGTCGGTCGCCGACGCGGTGATCGTCGGCGCCGGGACGCTTCGCTCCGAACCACGGCACCTCTGGACCGCGGAGTACGTCTGCCCGGCGCTTTCCGACTCGTACCGGCAGCTGCGAGCCGCGTTGGGGAAGAACGACCCCCCGTTGAACGTCATCGTCACCGCGCGCGGCGAGATCGATCCGGGCCTTCCCGTCTTCCGGTCCGGGACAGTGAAAGTGCTGGTCGTTACGACCCCGGAGGGCGCCGACCGGATCCGCAAACGCGACCTTCCCCCCTCCGTCGTCATCGGGGAAGTGAAGAATGAGGGCGCAATCAGCGCCCGGGCGATTCTTTCCGCGGTCGGCCGTCTCCTCCCCGGGGAAATCTTCCTTGTCGAGGGCGGACCGCGGTTGATGGGAAATTTCTTCGCCGAGAAATGCCTGGATGAGCTTTTTTTGACGCTCGCTCCGCAAGTTGCCGGGCGGGATGGGTCCGTCGAGCGTCCCGGATTCGTTGCGGGGAAGCGTTTTGGCCCGGAGCGTCCCCTCTGGGGATCGCTTGCCGGGGTGAAACGTGCCGGCAGCCACCTGTTTTTGAGGTATGTGTTTGCGACGGAGGCATCCGTATAA